GACTGGGGTAATGCCCAATTCCTGAACCAAACCAACGGCCAGCCACGCGCCCTGCCCCGTTGGGAGGACTATCGCCAGCTGGTGGATACTCTGGGGTTATTCCTTCAACAAACAGCCCCCGAGCTCTATGATGACCTGGGCTGGTCTGAATTTCAAAGCACGGAACTGGACCGGCCGCGGATTTCAGTTCTGGCCCGCCGGATCGCCTACCAACATGAGGTGATCGCCCTGCGCGTGATGGAATATCAATCCCTGATCCGGGTCATCCTCAACAGCGACCCCACAATTGACGGCCTGCAGAAAATCCAGACCTATCAAAAGGTCCTGCTGCAGATCGGTGCACCCTGGGAAGCTGACCGAGTGCTGGTATATGGTCAGCAACTGGTTGAAGCCTCCCTGGCCACCAGTGACTTCCAATCCGCCATCCGGGCCACCACCATCATTTGGGACCTTTGCGGTGAAAGGCTGGACCTCGGTTGGCACCTGCTTCGTGAATATTTCCGTAATTCGGATATCCTCACCCATCCGGCGTTGAAAGACCTGGTCATAGCTACCCTCCATGACAATTGGAACCGAGCCCTTTGGCATCTGGCCCAAATTGCGCGTGATAATGAGCCCAATTCCTGGTGGAACCAGCTCATCCCGGTTATCCGGCAAAAAGCGCTGGGTACCGCCACAGCTCTCCCCCGTCAGATTGGCCAAAGTCTGCTGGAATGGGTTCAATCCGGACCTTCCGCCGATCCCGTGGAAGTTGCTGAACTGCAATCGACCATCAATCACTGGCGAGACAAAGGCGCTGACCTGGCGGAAAGCCCCTTTGAATACACTTTATTGGATATGGTTCGCACCCGGGCTAACCTCCCCCGAAGACTGCGAACAGAATTAAAAGTTGGTTTCGCCGGTGGTGAAGATGCCATCCGAACCCTGCTGCAATCCTGGGTCAATATGGACTGGGAAAACCTGCCAAAGGCTTTCCGCCAGGCGCTCGCCTGGGACCCTGACCGCTGGGGCATTCTCCATCTGGCGGATGAAGTGAGCTCTTTCCAGAAATGGCTTGAAGTACTATCCGCCGGCCCAGCCACCCGCAACGAATCGGCTAGGTTTATCGAGTCACAATTAAATTCACGCCCTCAACTGGAACGTCTGATGGGTGCGCCACCCTGGCTTGAGGCTTTACTATCCATGCTGGAACAAATCCACGCCGGCGACTACCTGGCTGATTTGCAGGTAGGCATTGAGAGCTGGTGTCCGTGGCTGTTAGGCTATGAGACCATTCATGACACCGAACCCAAGCTGGCCTCACCTGATGATGAGACCATCGCCAGAGTGCTGACGAATTTCAGCCAGCATATCAAGACCTGGTCCGATCTGGATGCCGGTCTGGCAAGCGTTAAAAGCATTGCCCCAGCCTTCTACCTGCCATGCAAACGGCTCTCGGAAGGCT
This Chloroflexota bacterium DNA region includes the following protein-coding sequences:
- a CDS encoding serine/threonine protein kinase is translated as MAKTVQGKTYQWRLGDTPIGSGDAGEVYAVVCVEQPELSGVLKKPSRIATGGTIQRQAGQIAQEGLALVQLEGLPECKAHPPQVLDRAPEFTVGTANFFIVSETASGEDMASILVRTRQEGIPFPRRVILTVLDSLFDLFARAHRSGVLWNDVKLEHIYWDNASGGVAVIDWGNAQFLNQTNGQPRALPRWEDYRQLVDTLGLFLQQTAPELYDDLGWSEFQSTELDRPRISVLARRIAYQHEVIALRVMEYQSLIRVILNSDPTIDGLQKIQTYQKVLLQIGAPWEADRVLVYGQQLVEASLATSDFQSAIRATTIIWDLCGERLDLGWHLLREYFRNSDILTHPALKDLVIATLHDNWNRALWHLAQIARDNEPNSWWNQLIPVIRQKALGTATALPRQIGQSLLEWVQSGPSADPVEVAELQSTINHWRDKGADLAESPFEYTLLDMVRTRANLPRRLRTELKVGFAGGEDAIRTLLQSWVNMDWENLPKAFRQALAWDPDRWGILHLADEVSSFQKWLEVLSAGPATRNESARFIESQLNSRPQLERLMGAPPWLEALLSMLEQIHAGDYLADLQVGIESWCPWLLGYETIHDTEPKLASPDDETIARVLTNFSQHIKTWSDLDAGLASVKSIAPAFYLPCKRLSEGFQSIFHLNLDLAELKTDCQVSGQPALEECCAVLEHLIAWREALEAQDLNKALGCLETEAYPGWRILEHTRHTTSQWTVQTQPCLKAISNLETAECPLAESHLQRLLTVLNEMKDKWEQIYTTSPHQVLLEYLETSSDTLQSEYLAWRKDMDHVSDETFRLIYHAQLRQVRAISDSFLKLAQHSRQARLSYASLEEDNALPYMRQLQAGVNLLDHLAAIEAILIRDEAAHRFPAWHDAFQTIASLGPIAEQRDTILEMDRSHPLYAWLVQSTLGSEH